A section of the Leptospira noumeaensis genome encodes:
- the purE gene encoding 5-(carboxyamino)imidazole ribonucleotide mutase, which yields MPTNLPKVAVIMGSHSDWETMKETCDILTEFGIPFEKEIVSAHRSPERMVEFAKQAKQNGFGVIIAGAGGAAHLPGMTASLTTLPVLGVPVQSKALNGMDSLLSIVQMPKGVPVATLAIGTSGAANAGLLAVRILSVLDSSLHEKLESYAIKNRNLALSKNSELI from the coding sequence ATGCCTACAAATCTACCAAAAGTAGCTGTCATTATGGGATCTCATTCCGATTGGGAAACCATGAAAGAAACCTGTGATATTTTGACAGAGTTTGGAATTCCATTTGAAAAAGAAATTGTTTCTGCACACCGCTCGCCAGAACGAATGGTAGAGTTTGCAAAACAAGCAAAACAAAATGGATTTGGTGTGATCATTGCTGGTGCTGGTGGTGCTGCCCACCTTCCTGGAATGACAGCGTCATTAACCACATTGCCCGTATTAGGTGTTCCTGTTCAATCCAAGGCTTTGAATGGAATGGATAGCCTACTTTCCATTGTCCAAATGCCAAAGGGAGTTCCCGTGGCAACACTTGCTATTGGAACGAGTGGTGCAGCAAACGCAGGTTTACTTGCGGTTCGTATTCTTTCTGTATTGGATTCTTCTTTACATGAAAAATTGGAATCTTATGCAATCAAAAATCGAAACCTGGCTCTTTCAAAAAATAGCGAACTCATTTAA
- a CDS encoding UDP-N-acetylmuramoyl-tripeptide--D-alanyl-D-alanine ligase, with amino-acid sequence MIAPFEYSLSTILSLFSKDLHWERKENPRFDWITTSSGESKPRTLFVPLQGTRDGHEFILDALSKGASGFLCEKNHPILKELSTSERAKAIIVPDTLQALGILANYHRKRFQPIVLAVTGSSGKTTTKDLLGGLFGFLNSKSLVVTEKNYNNEIGLPFTLFRIKEETRVAICELGMNHRGEIDRLSKIAEPTHALITNIGSAHIENLKSREAIAEEKIDIINGMSKSSVLFVPDDLDFLNRAKLRTKKQNIKLVIWNHKKNPDLKVKKKETNGFLLEWKEKTIQWKLPGEKLLSNVRGMFAVGLHFRIDVDQILNTIQKYKSPDKRLNINRGYYTIIDDCYNANPESMLSSIGAADQFAKNQNIVWILGSMKELGKFSKYYHEQVGKEIHSLKKGILLGFGEETKAMVKKVPGALNFTDVEELILFIKSNIPKKSVILVKGSRSMKMERIVAALERFKG; translated from the coding sequence ATGATCGCACCATTTGAATATTCCCTGTCAACTATTCTAAGTTTGTTTTCTAAAGACTTACATTGGGAACGGAAAGAGAATCCAAGATTTGATTGGATCACAACCTCCTCAGGGGAATCAAAACCCAGGACTTTGTTTGTACCTTTACAAGGGACAAGAGATGGGCATGAATTTATTCTTGATGCCCTCTCGAAAGGTGCTTCCGGATTCCTTTGCGAAAAGAATCATCCCATCTTAAAGGAACTTTCCACTTCCGAACGTGCAAAGGCCATTATCGTTCCAGACACATTGCAGGCATTAGGAATTCTTGCCAATTACCATAGGAAACGGTTTCAACCGATTGTTCTTGCTGTCACTGGGTCTTCGGGTAAAACCACAACAAAAGATTTGTTAGGTGGACTTTTCGGTTTTTTAAATTCTAAATCTCTGGTGGTTACGGAAAAAAACTACAATAATGAAATTGGGCTCCCTTTTACCCTCTTTCGAATCAAAGAAGAAACAAGAGTTGCGATTTGTGAACTGGGTATGAACCACCGGGGGGAAATCGACCGACTTTCAAAAATTGCCGAACCCACTCATGCTCTCATTACAAATATTGGATCTGCCCATATTGAAAATTTAAAATCCAGGGAAGCCATTGCAGAAGAAAAAATTGATATCATCAATGGAATGTCAAAATCTTCGGTACTATTTGTTCCTGATGATTTAGATTTTTTAAATCGGGCCAAACTCCGAACCAAAAAACAAAACATAAAATTAGTAATTTGGAATCATAAAAAAAATCCCGACCTAAAAGTGAAAAAAAAGGAAACGAATGGGTTTCTTTTGGAATGGAAGGAAAAAACAATCCAATGGAAACTTCCAGGTGAAAAACTTCTGAGTAATGTGCGCGGAATGTTTGCTGTTGGCCTCCATTTTCGAATTGATGTAGACCAAATCTTAAACACCATTCAAAAATACAAAAGCCCTGACAAACGGTTGAATATCAATCGAGGGTATTATACCATCATTGATGATTGTTATAATGCCAATCCAGAATCTATGTTATCCAGTATTGGAGCCGCTGACCAATTTGCAAAGAATCAAAATATTGTTTGGATCCTTGGATCCATGAAGGAACTAGGGAAATTTTCCAAGTACTACCATGAACAGGTAGGAAAAGAAATTCATTCTTTAAAAAAGGGAATCTTACTTGGGTTTGGCGAAGAAACAAAAGCTATGGTAAAAAAAGTTCCGGGCGCTTTGAATTTTACGGATGTAGAGGAACTCATTTTATTTATCAAATCAAACATTCCCAAAAAATCGGTAATTCTTGTGAAAGGTTCTAGATCGATGAAAATGGAAAGAATTGTCGCAGCCTTAGAAAGATTTAAGGGTTGA
- a CDS encoding Gfo/Idh/MocA family oxidoreductase, whose amino-acid sequence MKRSKIKTILIGLGRICSGLEADPFRKKPCTHMGVLQSEWGRMRFEFVLGLDSKENQSDRFHSLWNAKTETIPSVPKNTKLPDGIELAVISTPSVYHEDWALHCIHSGIPNLLIEKPVALSESGAKRIQTAAKKHKTKIWINHERRYHPSYRFVKDHLTKGTFGNLKSIRASVFTSAKNPGLAFSQLGGGPLLHDGTHAVDLIHWILGKPKLVDAKLEIPKKGSIESRAVAWFETKTGVEVFLDVSGERDYFQFELDLHTDTHRIICSNDGFEFYKSEPSKLYKGFRSLVPYAPKQFPNPETSNAFIGIYDEIFQVIRGKKQTMEGTISDNVEILNLIESIYRRKR is encoded by the coding sequence ATGAAAAGATCCAAAATCAAAACCATCCTGATCGGTCTAGGACGGATTTGTTCCGGATTGGAAGCGGATCCTTTTCGAAAAAAACCCTGCACACACATGGGGGTTTTACAGTCGGAATGGGGCAGGATGCGGTTTGAGTTTGTACTAGGCCTCGACAGCAAAGAAAATCAATCCGATCGTTTTCATTCCCTTTGGAATGCCAAAACAGAAACCATTCCGTCTGTTCCAAAAAACACAAAATTGCCGGACGGGATCGAACTAGCTGTCATATCCACTCCCAGTGTATACCATGAAGACTGGGCCCTTCACTGCATCCATTCTGGGATCCCCAATTTACTCATTGAAAAACCAGTGGCTTTATCGGAATCGGGAGCCAAACGAATCCAAACAGCGGCAAAAAAACACAAAACAAAAATTTGGATCAACCATGAAAGGCGTTACCACCCAAGTTACAGATTTGTGAAAGACCACCTAACAAAAGGTACTTTTGGAAATCTAAAATCCATTCGTGCTTCAGTCTTTACATCGGCAAAAAACCCTGGCCTTGCTTTTTCCCAATTAGGAGGAGGGCCACTCCTACATGATGGAACACATGCAGTGGATCTCATCCATTGGATTTTAGGAAAACCCAAATTAGTAGATGCTAAATTAGAAATTCCTAAAAAGGGAAGTATTGAATCACGAGCCGTCGCCTGGTTTGAAACTAAAACGGGTGTAGAAGTGTTTTTAGATGTTTCTGGAGAAAGGGACTATTTTCAATTTGAACTGGATTTGCATACAGACACGCACCGGATCATCTGTTCGAATGACGGATTTGAATTTTACAAGTCCGAACCTTCTAAATTATACAAAGGGTTTCGCAGTTTGGTTCCTTACGCGCCAAAACAATTTCCAAATCCAGAAACTTCCAATGCATTTATAGGAATTTATGATGAAATCTTCCAAGTTATCCGTGGCAAAAAACAAACGATGGAAGGAACAATCTCTGACAATGTTGAGATTCTAAATTTAATAGAATCCATTTATAGGCGAAAACGATGA
- a CDS encoding ABC1 kinase family protein, with protein sequence MNSKKNRSISIYSFVLRTWFEYLVLTKIKKKLRSKTNYESLRIQFLKRKGQETKNLFFQLGGVYIKIGQFVSNLFHILPEEFLWELQDLQDKIPPRDFADIDKRWILDYKKSMSEIFTDLDRISYASASTAQVHIGFYNGKKVAIKTLYPGIEEDAIRDLKTLSRVLWLIDQFVFKISAKEVSEQLTIMIRSELDLRSELKNLKYTKQLFALEKDFFFPNPIEELCNKHTLVTEFVEGKKIYELNLSESHTKKNPHLEKLIRAYILMIFDYRFFHADPHPGNLIFMETGELCFIDFGAVQSISEEETRILERILIGAMRKDYHSITESLFDLGAVTDSLSKEELIQIVKYSLEKLNRILDSTDHFRNIGFDTLRPTEDLRFLKEIQVSLKRLLSSLKLPPNFLSLHRVLALLLGNFSYLDPTRSMIDYAEKPFSQIVLKGSSLKKLWKDEGEEFITSLFSLPKEFNEFLYKWNRGEFQAPDATKKEELRLKEIFTFGALGSIFFFFGMYYSEKFWKEPSILFYILSGLSFWSLAKSSLQYWKQK encoded by the coding sequence ATGAACTCGAAAAAAAACAGGTCTATCTCTATTTATTCTTTTGTACTTCGCACTTGGTTTGAATACCTAGTTCTAACAAAAATCAAAAAAAAACTTCGAAGTAAAACAAATTATGAATCACTTAGGATTCAATTTTTAAAAAGAAAGGGGCAAGAAACAAAAAATCTTTTCTTTCAGTTAGGTGGCGTTTACATCAAAATTGGCCAGTTTGTTAGTAATTTATTCCATATTTTACCGGAAGAATTTTTGTGGGAACTCCAAGACTTACAAGACAAAATTCCACCTAGGGATTTCGCAGATATCGACAAACGTTGGATTCTTGATTATAAAAAATCCATGTCTGAAATTTTTACCGATTTAGACAGAATCTCTTATGCAAGTGCGTCAACCGCCCAGGTCCATATTGGTTTTTACAACGGCAAAAAAGTAGCCATCAAAACATTGTATCCCGGAATCGAAGAAGATGCCATTAGAGATTTAAAAACATTGTCTCGCGTTTTATGGCTCATTGATCAGTTTGTATTTAAAATCTCAGCCAAAGAAGTTAGCGAACAACTCACCATAATGATTCGTTCCGAACTTGACCTTCGTAGCGAACTAAAAAACCTCAAATACACCAAACAATTATTTGCATTAGAAAAAGACTTCTTTTTTCCAAATCCCATCGAGGAACTTTGTAACAAACATACATTAGTCACAGAGTTTGTAGAGGGAAAAAAAATATATGAATTGAATTTATCCGAATCTCACACAAAAAAGAATCCCCATTTAGAAAAACTCATCAGAGCCTATATTTTAATGATCTTTGATTACCGGTTCTTTCATGCAGATCCTCACCCAGGGAATCTTATTTTTATGGAAACGGGAGAACTTTGTTTTATTGATTTTGGTGCGGTTCAATCCATCTCAGAAGAAGAAACTCGAATTTTAGAAAGAATACTAATCGGTGCTATGCGAAAAGATTACCACTCGATTACAGAATCCTTATTTGATTTGGGTGCTGTTACCGATTCATTGTCCAAAGAGGAACTGATTCAAATAGTTAAATATTCCCTAGAAAAACTAAATCGAATTTTGGATTCTACGGATCACTTTCGAAACATTGGTTTTGATACACTTCGTCCCACAGAAGACCTTCGTTTTTTAAAGGAAATCCAAGTGAGCTTGAAACGGCTTCTTTCTAGCTTAAAACTTCCGCCAAATTTTTTAAGTTTACACCGCGTACTCGCTTTGTTACTCGGAAATTTCTCGTATTTGGATCCCACTCGGTCTATGATTGATTATGCTGAAAAACCATTTTCACAAATAGTTTTAAAAGGCAGTTCCTTAAAAAAACTTTGGAAAGATGAAGGAGAGGAATTTATCACCAGTCTATTTTCTTTACCCAAGGAATTTAATGAATTTTTATACAAATGGAACCGCGGTGAGTTCCAAGCTCCCGACGCAACCAAAAAGGAAGAACTTCGCTTAAAAGAAATATTTACCTTTGGTGCCTTGGGTTCGATATTTTTCTTTTTCGGAATGTATTATTCGGAAAAATTCTGGAAAGAACCAAGCATATTATTTTATATACTATCAGGACTTAGTTTTTGGTCACTTGCCAAATCAAGTTTGCAGTATTGGAAACAAAAATAA
- a CDS encoding lipoprotein signal peptidase, whose protein sequence is MNLPKTPFFSVFKPGYLAFVAFGLFLDLTSKYVIITKMLAHESIPVLGDFFRLSLTFNTGFVFGLFQNNALPSLFATGFAIIFLIFYRWQNADLGNAWGWNFVMAGAFGNFLDKFFVKIPGVGFRFGFTPEKPGIEFIGVVDFLDFEWPDFLLFDRWPAFNVADSCVSIGIVILLLTMDWKELDKK, encoded by the coding sequence ATGAATCTACCTAAAACCCCATTTTTTTCAGTATTTAAACCAGGATACCTTGCTTTTGTAGCATTTGGACTTTTTTTGGATTTAACTTCCAAATACGTCATCATAACAAAAATGTTAGCTCATGAAAGCATTCCCGTGTTAGGTGATTTTTTTAGACTCTCATTAACTTTTAACACTGGTTTTGTATTTGGTCTTTTTCAAAACAATGCACTTCCTTCTCTTTTTGCAACAGGGTTTGCCATCATTTTTTTAATATTCTACCGTTGGCAAAATGCTGATTTAGGAAACGCCTGGGGTTGGAATTTTGTAATGGCTGGTGCGTTTGGAAACTTTTTAGATAAATTTTTTGTTAAAATCCCAGGAGTTGGGTTTCGATTTGGATTCACTCCGGAAAAACCTGGAATCGAATTCATTGGAGTTGTGGATTTTTTAGACTTTGAATGGCCTGATTTTTTACTTTTTGACCGTTGGCCTGCCTTTAACGTGGCAGACTCTTGTGTTTCCATAGGAATTGTGATTCTACTATTGACTATGGATTGGAAAGAACTAGATAAAAAATAA
- a CDS encoding amidohydrolase encodes MAVIKIAIYQKNLHKRIGSEEISKIQQTKAHFLLLPEGFPHFFQGETPEIASKHEKEYQDQLLEISESFSGVILGGTHYRKNEEGNLVSALPIVQSLVLVDFYEKKSPSQSKEPGVVKGKTESIFIMGGLRFGLLVGEDLENESIWDEFKKEDIEIVFYLSNAEEKRSYEEDLTFFESLAKQKSIHLIRVCGPTEGKPARSLYASPSGINWKVGKLEEDKDVLKTLSVNVMRSYLL; translated from the coding sequence ATGGCAGTCATCAAAATCGCAATTTACCAAAAGAACCTTCACAAACGCATTGGCTCGGAAGAAATTTCTAAAATCCAACAAACAAAGGCCCATTTTTTACTTTTGCCAGAAGGTTTTCCTCATTTTTTTCAAGGAGAAACTCCAGAAATTGCCTCCAAACATGAAAAGGAATACCAAGACCAATTACTTGAAATTTCTGAAAGTTTTTCTGGTGTTATTTTAGGTGGAACTCACTACCGAAAAAATGAGGAAGGAAATTTGGTTTCAGCCCTTCCCATTGTCCAATCCCTAGTGCTCGTTGATTTTTATGAAAAAAAATCGCCCTCGCAAAGTAAAGAACCAGGTGTAGTGAAAGGAAAAACGGAATCCATTTTTATCATGGGAGGATTACGATTTGGACTACTTGTGGGTGAAGATTTAGAAAACGAATCCATTTGGGATGAATTTAAAAAAGAAGATATTGAAATCGTATTTTATCTCTCAAATGCTGAAGAAAAACGATCTTATGAAGAAGACCTAACCTTCTTTGAATCACTCGCAAAACAAAAATCCATCCATTTAATTCGTGTTTGTGGCCCCACAGAAGGGAAACCAGCAAGAAGTCTTTATGCCTCTCCCTCTGGAATCAATTGGAAAGTGGGAAAATTAGAGGAAGATAAAGATGTATTAAAAACTTTATCAGTCAATGTGATGAGAAGTTATTTATTATAA
- a CDS encoding AAA family ATPase, protein MADYILSEDLKEAVQVAEITKRPLLLKGEPGTGKTLLASYLAETKKLPFYRWHIKSTSLAKEGLYFYDAVSRLNDSRFPEEEAMHRVRDVKNYIRLGALGEAFSQNEKAVVLIDEIDKADIEFPNDLLLELDKMEFFIPETKEHIIAKERPIVIITSNNEKELPDAFLRRCIFHYIEFPKREAMKEIIKAHYPSIETEFMEKALAMFYSIRRIESLRKKPSTSELLDWIQVLLVSGETLDSSKIPFAGSLFKSEEDYRVHLN, encoded by the coding sequence ATGGCTGATTACATCCTGTCCGAAGATCTGAAAGAAGCGGTCCAAGTGGCAGAAATTACAAAACGACCGCTCCTCCTCAAAGGAGAACCAGGAACGGGAAAAACTCTCCTCGCGAGTTACCTTGCGGAAACGAAAAAACTTCCGTTTTACAGATGGCATATCAAATCCACAAGTCTTGCCAAAGAGGGGCTCTATTTTTATGATGCTGTCTCTCGTTTGAACGACTCCCGTTTTCCAGAAGAGGAAGCAATGCACCGAGTGAGAGATGTAAAAAACTACATTCGGTTGGGTGCTCTCGGGGAAGCATTTTCTCAAAATGAAAAGGCTGTAGTTTTAATCGATGAAATTGATAAGGCAGACATTGAATTTCCAAACGACTTACTTTTAGAATTAGACAAAATGGAATTTTTCATTCCAGAAACCAAAGAACATATCATCGCTAAAGAAAGACCCATCGTCATCATCACATCAAATAACGAAAAAGAACTCCCCGATGCATTCCTCAGACGATGTATCTTCCATTACATTGAATTTCCGAAAAGGGAAGCAATGAAAGAAATCATTAAAGCCCATTATCCTTCGATTGAAACTGAATTTATGGAAAAGGCTCTCGCTATGTTTTATTCCATTCGTCGGATCGAAAGTTTAAGGAAAAAACCTTCCACAAGCGAACTTCTAGATTGGATCCAAGTATTACTCGTTTCTGGAGAAACTTTGGATTCCAGTAAAATTCCTTTTGCAGGTTCTTTATTTAAATCAGAAGAAGATTACCGAGTCCATTTGAACTAA